One segment of Neisseria mucosa DNA contains the following:
- the folB gene encoding dihydroneopterin aldolase — MDKIFLYGMKADTLIGVYDWERERKQTLILDLEISVPERTGTSDDIGDTIHYGEVCEVVRRSLAEQDFLLLETLVEHIAQLILNDFGAAKVRVRIVKPGILPDVAQVGIEIERTRE; from the coding sequence ATGGATAAAATCTTTTTGTACGGCATGAAGGCCGATACTTTAATCGGCGTATATGATTGGGAGCGCGAGCGTAAACAGACTTTGATTTTGGATTTGGAAATCAGCGTTCCCGAGCGTACCGGCACGAGCGACGATATCGGAGACACCATTCATTATGGCGAAGTATGCGAAGTTGTACGCCGCAGCCTTGCCGAACAGGATTTTTTACTGCTGGAAACTTTGGTGGAACATATCGCCCAATTGATTTTAAATGATTTTGGTGCGGCCAAAGTGCGCGTCCGTATTGTGAAACCGGGTATCTTGCCCGATGTAGCGCAGGTCGGTATTGAAATTGAACGCACTCGGGAATAA
- the plsY gene encoding glycerol-3-phosphate 1-O-acyltransferase PlsY yields the protein MFNVLAIIAAYLIGSLSFAVIVSKYYGMDDPRTYGSGNPGATNVLRSGKKKAAALTLLGDAVKGLVAVILARCLQNALELSDATIALVAIAALVGHMWPIFFNFKGGKGVATALGVLLALSPATALLCALIWLVMAFGFKVSSLAALVATVCAPIFAFFMMPHASWAWATVFIAALVLYRHKSNIQNLIQGKESKIGDKAGKS from the coding sequence ATGTTCAATGTACTCGCCATTATTGCCGCCTATCTTATCGGCTCCCTGTCTTTTGCCGTCATCGTATCAAAATATTACGGCATGGACGATCCGCGCACTTACGGCTCCGGCAATCCCGGTGCCACCAACGTCTTGCGCAGCGGTAAGAAAAAAGCGGCCGCACTGACCCTGCTCGGCGATGCAGTAAAAGGCTTGGTTGCCGTCATCTTGGCGCGCTGCCTGCAAAATGCTTTAGAATTGTCTGATGCAACAATAGCCCTGGTCGCCATTGCAGCATTGGTCGGTCATATGTGGCCAATATTTTTCAATTTTAAAGGCGGCAAAGGCGTAGCCACCGCATTGGGCGTCTTGCTCGCCCTCTCCCCCGCAACCGCCCTGCTCTGCGCCTTGATTTGGCTGGTCATGGCGTTCGGTTTCAAAGTTTCCTCCCTCGCCGCACTGGTTGCCACCGTCTGCGCACCCATCTTCGCCTTCTTCATGATGCCGCACGCCTCTTGGGCATGGGCAACCGTATTCATTGCCGCATTGGTGTTGTACCGCCATAAAAGCAATATTCAAAACCTGATTCAAGGCAAAGAAAGCAAAATCGGGGATAAAGCCGGTAAATCTTAA
- a CDS encoding CvpA family protein — protein MSNLPVADLLAAAVIVICIIISLTRGIIAEAGAMVAWVGSFIAARMLAVPFADVVFKSVEPHALAVAMGFAAVFFLAWLLQKLARSLLSSLVSAVGLGSINRLLGGVFGAVKGVILVTLAVMVFSHTDLPKTEEWQSSHTIPYFESLADAAMPYLPRKEDMHEEADD, from the coding sequence GTGAGTAATTTGCCTGTTGCCGATTTGTTGGCTGCCGCCGTCATCGTCATCTGCATCATTATCTCGCTGACACGGGGGATTATTGCCGAAGCAGGGGCGATGGTGGCATGGGTGGGATCGTTTATTGCAGCCAGAATGCTTGCCGTGCCGTTTGCCGATGTGGTTTTTAAATCGGTTGAGCCGCATGCTTTGGCGGTTGCCATGGGTTTTGCCGCTGTGTTTTTTCTGGCGTGGCTGTTGCAAAAACTGGCACGGTCGCTGTTAAGCAGTTTGGTGTCTGCCGTTGGTCTGGGAAGCATCAACCGTTTGCTTGGCGGCGTATTCGGTGCAGTGAAAGGTGTGATTTTGGTAACACTGGCTGTGATGGTTTTTTCGCATACCGATTTGCCGAAGACGGAAGAGTGGCAAAGTTCCCATACGATTCCGTATTTTGAATCGCTTGCCGATGCCGCAATGCCGTATCTGCCGAGAAAAGAAGATATGCATGAGGAAGCGGATGATTAA
- the greB gene encoding transcription elongation factor GreB — translation MSTETKNYITPTGWQALKDELYHLVNKERPEIVQIVNWAASNGDRSENGDYLYGKRRMREIDRRIRFLTKRLEAAVVVDPEAREATDQIFFGATVGLLRGDGREQTVKIVGVDEIDTAKNKISWISPLARSLIKAREGDEVVLNTPEGQEVIEILSVEYIKID, via the coding sequence ATGAGTACCGAAACCAAAAATTACATCACGCCTACCGGCTGGCAGGCATTGAAAGACGAACTTTATCACCTGGTCAACAAAGAACGCCCGGAAATCGTCCAAATCGTTAACTGGGCGGCAAGCAATGGCGACCGTAGCGAAAACGGCGACTATCTTTACGGCAAACGCCGCATGCGCGAAATCGACCGCCGTATCCGCTTCCTAACCAAACGCTTGGAAGCCGCCGTCGTCGTCGATCCAGAAGCGCGCGAAGCCACGGACCAGATTTTCTTCGGTGCAACCGTTGGCTTACTGCGCGGAGACGGTCGAGAACAAACCGTCAAAATCGTCGGCGTAGATGAAATCGATACCGCTAAAAACAAAATCTCATGGATTTCCCCTTTGGCACGCAGCCTGATTAAAGCGCGCGAAGGCGACGAAGTTGTCTTGAATACGCCGGAAGGACAGGAGGTTATAGAGATTTTGTCGGTGGAGTATATTAAGATTGACTGA
- the purF gene encoding amidophosphoribosyltransferase encodes MCGVLGLVSHEPVNQLLYDGLQMLQHRGQDAAGIVTAEGSTFHMHKGKGMVREVFRTRNMRDLVGNAGIAHVRYPTAGNAGSSAEAQPFYVSSPFGIVLAHNGNLTNTEELYENVCNKHLRHVNTSSDSEVLLNVFAHELRREVSKNTVPYQLTIDNIFNAVSEVHRLVRGAYGVVAMIAGYGMLAFRDPFGIRPLVLGSQIDESGKKSYAVASESVAFNALAYDLERDIQPGEAVFIGFDGTIISRQCSDKAKLSPCLFEYVYFARPDSVIDGVSVYQSRMDMGVSLAEKIKRELPVDDIDVVMPIPDTSRPSAMELAVHLEKPYREGLIKNRYIGRTFIMPGQATRKKSVRQKLSPMETEFNGKSVLLVDDSIVRGTTSREIVEMVRAAGARKVYIASAAPEVRYPNVYGIDMPTREELIANGRSAAEIAAEIGADGIVFQNLEDLEAVVKALNPKIESFDSSCFNGVYQTGDIDEAYLNRLSAEKSGCGGLKVHPSKMEHSISISDSDDEE; translated from the coding sequence ATGTGTGGTGTATTAGGTTTGGTCAGTCATGAGCCGGTCAATCAGCTGCTGTATGACGGTCTGCAGATGCTGCAGCATCGTGGTCAGGATGCGGCAGGCATTGTGACTGCAGAGGGCAGCACGTTTCATATGCACAAAGGCAAAGGCATGGTACGTGAAGTGTTCCGTACCCGAAACATGCGCGACTTGGTAGGTAATGCCGGCATCGCACATGTCCGCTACCCGACTGCCGGCAATGCAGGCAGCAGTGCAGAGGCCCAGCCTTTCTATGTCAGCTCTCCGTTTGGCATTGTTTTGGCACATAATGGTAATCTGACCAATACCGAAGAGCTGTATGAGAATGTGTGCAACAAACACCTGCGCCATGTTAATACCAGCTCCGATTCCGAAGTATTACTCAATGTATTCGCGCATGAATTGCGCCGCGAAGTCTCTAAAAATACAGTTCCTTACCAACTCACCATCGACAATATTTTCAACGCCGTTTCCGAGGTGCACCGTTTGGTGCGCGGCGCATACGGCGTAGTAGCCATGATTGCAGGATACGGTATGCTGGCTTTCCGAGATCCTTTCGGCATCCGTCCGTTGGTTTTGGGTTCGCAAATTGACGAATCCGGTAAAAAATCTTATGCCGTTGCCTCCGAATCCGTTGCCTTCAATGCGCTTGCCTATGATTTGGAACGCGATATCCAGCCGGGCGAAGCCGTATTTATTGGTTTTGACGGCACGATTATTTCCCGTCAATGCAGCGATAAAGCCAAATTAAGCCCTTGTCTTTTCGAATATGTTTATTTTGCCCGCCCGGACTCCGTCATCGATGGCGTTTCCGTTTATCAGTCCCGTATGGATATGGGCGTATCTTTGGCAGAAAAAATCAAACGCGAGCTGCCTGTCGACGATATAGATGTTGTTATGCCTATTCCCGATACCAGCCGACCCAGCGCGATGGAGCTTGCCGTCCATCTCGAAAAACCTTACCGCGAAGGTCTGATTAAAAACCGCTACATCGGCCGCACCTTTATTATGCCCGGCCAGGCAACACGCAAAAAATCAGTACGCCAAAAACTCAGCCCGATGGAAACCGAGTTTAACGGCAAGAGCGTTTTATTGGTGGATGATTCCATCGTACGCGGTACGACCAGCCGTGAAATCGTTGAAATGGTACGCGCGGCAGGCGCACGCAAAGTCTATATCGCTTCTGCCGCTCCCGAAGTACGCTATCCGAATGTGTACGGCATCGATATGCCGACCCGTGAAGAACTGATTGCAAACGGCCGCAGCGCGGCAGAAATCGCAGCCGAAATTGGCGCGGACGGTATCGTCTTCCAAAATTTAGAAGACTTGGAAGCAGTAGTCAAAGCGCTCAATCCCAAAATCGAATCCTTTGATTCTTCATGCTTCAACGGTGTTTATCAAACCGGCGATATCGATGAAGCATATCTAAACCGCCTCTCCGCCGAAAAATCAGGTTGCGGCGGCTTAAAAGTACATCCAAGCAAAATGGAACACAGCATCAGTATCAGCGATAGCGATGATGAAGAATAA
- the ftsN gene encoding cell division protein FtsN, giving the protein MSDNKQKETPNGYDLDGYEQLKRRNRRRLVLASGLVVASGMLFGLALTSGDDKNSPFKEAPVGQTQVKTADEPSKAVVLEPNKEDVAMAEEAARHADAEAQSKPQNAGDEEDNAPVEVLKPSRESAPEDVGEPLVLINDTLDDGNIKGLEESERIQRAEAAKREAAERRAEERRQRQAEQRAAARKAQAQQEADEKENALAAKKRALQARAEKAEREAAAERNKLAQLEKAEKAIAERKSSKNSKDSVKDKAEPAKKAEAKVEKPKNEKAKPETAKAEKADKVKTAEKPSEKAKPKAEKETAEAKPAKKAAIQAGYAEKERAQSLQRKMKAAGIDSTITEVMTDKGKVYRVKSASYKNARDAERDLNKLRVHGIAGQVTSE; this is encoded by the coding sequence ATGTCCGACAATAAACAAAAAGAAACTCCAAACGGATACGATTTAGACGGTTACGAACAACTCAAACGTCGTAACCGCCGTCGCTTGGTCTTGGCTTCCGGCTTGGTGGTGGCATCGGGTATGCTGTTCGGTCTGGCACTGACTTCCGGCGACGATAAAAATTCACCGTTTAAAGAAGCCCCTGTCGGTCAGACTCAAGTCAAAACGGCTGATGAGCCCAGCAAGGCTGTTGTCCTAGAGCCGAATAAAGAGGATGTTGCGATGGCTGAAGAAGCAGCCCGCCATGCGGATGCCGAAGCGCAAAGCAAACCTCAAAATGCCGGCGATGAAGAAGATAATGCGCCGGTCGAAGTGCTGAAGCCGAGCCGTGAATCCGCTCCCGAAGATGTCGGCGAGCCGTTGGTTTTGATCAACGATACTTTGGATGACGGCAATATTAAAGGTTTGGAAGAGTCCGAGCGTATTCAACGCGCCGAGGCTGCCAAACGCGAAGCTGCTGAACGCCGAGCCGAAGAACGCCGCCAACGCCAGGCAGAACAACGTGCTGCGGCACGCAAGGCACAAGCCCAACAGGAAGCGGATGAAAAAGAAAACGCATTGGCCGCTAAAAAACGCGCACTTCAAGCGCGTGCTGAAAAAGCAGAGCGTGAAGCCGCTGCTGAGCGTAATAAATTAGCTCAATTGGAAAAGGCAGAGAAAGCCATTGCCGAGCGTAAATCTTCCAAAAACAGCAAAGACAGCGTAAAAGACAAGGCCGAACCTGCTAAGAAAGCAGAAGCCAAAGTTGAAAAACCAAAAAATGAAAAGGCTAAACCGGAAACTGCCAAAGCTGAAAAAGCAGATAAGGTAAAAACTGCCGAGAAGCCGTCTGAAAAAGCTAAGCCTAAAGCTGAAAAAGAAACAGCAGAAGCCAAGCCTGCGAAAAAAGCCGCTATTCAGGCTGGTTATGCTGAAAAAGAACGCGCACAAAGTCTGCAACGTAAAATGAAAGCGGCAGGCATCGATTCGACCATTACTGAAGTCATGACCGATAAAGGTAAGGTGTATCGCGTGAAATCAGCCAGTTATAAAAATGCACGCGATGCCGAGCGTGATTTGAACAAATTGCGAGTACATGGCATTGCCGGTCAGGTAACCAGTGAGTAA